One Panicum virgatum strain AP13 chromosome 9K, P.virgatum_v5, whole genome shotgun sequence genomic region harbors:
- the LOC120651787 gene encoding carotene epsilon-monooxygenase, chloroplastic-like isoform X6, whose translation MPTAAFAPASASPPPWSTRPPPRRARVRLPPPRSGSSSDGGRGDEPTTATPWVSPDWLTSLSRAVGRGGADDSGIPVASAKLDDVRDLLGGALFLPLFKWFREEGPVYRLAAGPRDFVIVSDPAIAKHVLRGYGSRYEKGLVAEVSEFLFGSGFATAEGALWTVRRRAVVPSLHKRFLSIMVEKVFCKCAERLIEKLEPYASSGEPVNMEARFSQLTLDVIGLSLFNYNFDSLTTDSPVIDAVYTALKETELRSTDLLPYWKIDFLCKIIPRQIKAENAVKIIRNTVEELIVKCKEIVEAENEQIEGEEYVNEGDPSILRFLLASRDEVSSVQLRDDLLSMLVAGHETTGSVLTWTIYLLSKEPTALRRAQDEVDRVLQGRLPRYEDVKELKYLMRCINESMRLYPHPPVLIRRAIVDDVLPGNYKVKAGQDIMISVYNIHRSPEKFCVLPTLF comes from the exons atgcccaccgccgccttcgcccccgcctccgcgtcgccgcctCCGTGGTCTACTcgtccgcctcctcgccgcgcccgcGTCCGTCTTCCTCCGCCGAGGAGCGGGAGCAGCAGCGATGGGGGCCGGGGCGACGAGCCCACGACGGCCACCCCGTGGGTGAGCCCCGACTGGCTCACGTCGCTCTCGCGCGcggtcggccgcggcggcgccgacgactCGGGGATCCCCGTCGCGTCCGCCAAGCTCGACGACGTGCGGGacctcctcggcggcgcgctCTTCCTGCCGCTCTTCAAGTGGTTCCGCGAGGAAGGGCCCGTGTACCGCCTCGCCGCGGGGCCGCGGGACTTCGTCATAGTCAGCGACCCCGCCATCGCCAAGCACGTGCTTCGCGGGTATGGGTCGCGCTACGAGAAGGGGCTCGTCGCCGAGGTCTCCGAGTTTCTCTTCGGGTCCGGGTTCGCCACCGCGGAGGGCGCGCTATGGACG GTGAGACGCAGAGCTGTTGTGCCATCCCTGCACAAAAGATTTCTTTCTATTATGGTGGAAAAGGTATTTTGTAAATGTGCCGAGAGATTAATAGAGAAACTTGAGCCATATGCTTCGAGTGGGGAACCTGTCAATATGGAAGCGAGGTTTTCTCAGTTGACATTGGACGTGATTGGTTTATCATTGTTCAACTACAATTTTGATTCCCTCACAACAGATAGTCCTGTCATCGATGCTGTTTATACTGCACTCAAAGAAACAGAACTTCGTTCTACGGATCTTTTACCATACTGGAAG ATTGACTTTCTGTGCAAAATAATTCCAAGACAGATAAAAGCAGAGAATGCAGTTAAGATCATAAGGAACACTGTCGAAGAGTTAATTGTGAAGTGTAAAGAAATTGTTGAGGCTGAAAATGAACAGATTGAGGGTGAGGAATATGTAAATGAGGGGGATCCTAGCATTCTACGCTTCCTGCTTGCTAGCCGAGATGAG GTAAGCAGTGTACAGTTACGTGATGATCTCCTATCAATGTTAGTTGCTGGTCATGAAACAACAGGCTCTGTACTGACATGGACAATCTATCTTCTCAGTAAG GAACCGACTGCACTAAGGAGAGCTCAAGATGAGGTAGATCGTGTTCTGCAAGGTCGACTCCCCAGATATGAGGATGTAAAGGAGCTAAAGTACTTGATGCGCTGTATAAATGAGTCTATGAGGCTATATCCACACCCTCCT GTGCTGATACGGCGTGCAATAGTTGATGACGTGCTTCCAGGGAACTATAAGGTTAAGGCTGGTCAAGATATTATGATATCCGTGTACAATATACACAGGTCCCCTGAG AAGTTCTGTGTCCTGCCTACATTGTTCTAA